A region of Streptomyces sp. NBC_01788 DNA encodes the following proteins:
- a CDS encoding [protein-PII] uridylyltransferase, protein MTGADVRGEAEKGYAAARLRLLTEGTRSGQPRRTSLAELTDGWLAELFTAAAGGLRGIALVAVGGYGRGELSPRSDLDLLLLHHGGDPEEIAALADRLWYPVWDLGLALDHAVRTPAEARRAAREDLKVQLGLLDARHLAGDLGLTTALRTVILADWRNQAPGRLPELRELCAERAERQGELRYLLEPDLKEARGGLRDATALRAVAASWLADAPREGLGDARRRLLDVRDVLHLTTGRATDRLALQDQDQVAAELGLPDADALLRQVYEAARVLSYAGDVTWREVGRVLRSRAVRPRLRALLGGGKQVAERTPLAEGVVEQDGEVGLARTARPEHDPVLPLRAAAAAAQAGLPLSPYAVRHLATTARPLPTPWPAEAREQLVTLLGSGRPTVEVWEALEAEGLITRLLPDWERVRCRPQRNAVHRWTVDRHLIETAVRASALTRRVGRPDLLLVAALLHDIGKGRPGDHCAAGEPIAVEVAGRIGLDPADTRVLATLVRHHLLLVRTATRRDLDDPATVRAVAEAVGTQSTLELLHALTEADALATGPAAWSSWRGSLVTDLVGRVRAVLAGDMPDEPEPAAPTAEQERLAIEAFRTGGPALALRARTEPPVEEHPGEPEPLGVELLIAVPDQPGVLPSVAGVLATHRLTVRTAELRPLDLPDGVEGGSVLLLDWRVAAEYGALPQAARLRADLVRALDGSLDIAGRLAERDAAYPRRHGVAAPPPRVTVAPAASRHATVIEVRAQDAPGLLFRIGRALEDAKLRVRSAHVSTLGANAVDAFYVTGPAGDPLRDQEAAWVARRLEEALRT, encoded by the coding sequence ATGACGGGCGCGGACGTACGAGGCGAAGCGGAGAAAGGCTACGCGGCGGCCCGGCTGCGGCTCCTCACCGAGGGGACACGGTCGGGGCAACCGCGCCGGACCTCGCTCGCCGAACTGACCGACGGCTGGCTCGCGGAGCTGTTCACCGCGGCGGCCGGGGGACTGCGGGGCATCGCCCTCGTCGCCGTGGGCGGCTACGGGCGCGGAGAGCTGTCACCGCGCAGCGACCTGGACCTGCTGCTCCTGCACCACGGCGGCGACCCCGAGGAGATCGCCGCCCTCGCCGACCGCCTCTGGTACCCCGTGTGGGACCTCGGCCTCGCCCTCGACCACGCGGTCCGCACCCCGGCCGAGGCCCGCCGGGCGGCGCGCGAGGACCTCAAGGTCCAGCTCGGCCTGCTGGACGCCCGGCACCTCGCCGGCGACCTCGGCCTGACGACCGCACTGCGCACCGTGATCCTCGCCGACTGGCGCAACCAGGCGCCGGGACGGCTGCCCGAACTCCGCGAACTGTGCGCCGAACGCGCCGAACGGCAGGGCGAGTTGAGGTACCTCCTGGAACCCGACCTCAAAGAGGCCCGCGGCGGCCTGCGGGACGCCACCGCCCTGCGCGCCGTCGCCGCCTCCTGGCTCGCGGACGCCCCGCGCGAGGGCCTCGGCGACGCCCGCCGCCGGCTGCTCGACGTGCGCGACGTCCTGCACCTGACGACGGGTCGCGCCACCGACCGGCTCGCCCTGCAGGACCAGGACCAGGTCGCCGCGGAACTGGGCCTGCCCGACGCCGACGCGCTCCTGCGCCAGGTGTACGAGGCGGCCCGTGTCCTCTCGTACGCCGGTGACGTCACCTGGCGCGAGGTAGGGCGCGTGCTCCGGTCACGCGCCGTGCGGCCGAGGCTGCGCGCCCTGCTCGGCGGCGGGAAGCAGGTCGCGGAGCGCACCCCGCTCGCCGAAGGCGTGGTGGAACAGGACGGCGAGGTCGGGCTCGCCCGCACCGCGCGCCCCGAGCACGACCCCGTGCTGCCGCTGCGCGCCGCTGCCGCCGCCGCGCAGGCGGGCCTGCCGCTCTCCCCGTACGCGGTACGGCACCTCGCCACCACCGCGCGCCCCCTGCCCACGCCCTGGCCGGCCGAGGCCCGCGAACAGCTCGTCACCCTGCTCGGCTCCGGCCGCCCCACCGTCGAGGTCTGGGAGGCACTGGAGGCGGAAGGGCTGATCACCCGGCTCCTGCCCGACTGGGAACGGGTGCGCTGCCGCCCGCAGCGCAACGCCGTCCACCGCTGGACGGTCGACCGCCACCTGATCGAGACCGCCGTCCGCGCCTCCGCCCTCACCCGGCGGGTCGGCCGCCCCGACCTGCTCCTGGTCGCCGCGCTGCTGCACGACATCGGCAAGGGCCGGCCCGGCGACCACTGCGCGGCCGGGGAGCCCATCGCCGTGGAGGTCGCCGGGCGCATCGGCCTCGACCCGGCGGACACCCGGGTGCTCGCCACCCTCGTACGCCACCATCTGCTGCTCGTCCGGACCGCGACCCGGCGCGACCTGGACGACCCGGCCACCGTCCGCGCCGTCGCCGAGGCGGTCGGCACCCAGAGCACCCTCGAACTGCTGCACGCCCTCACCGAGGCGGATGCCCTGGCCACCGGGCCCGCCGCCTGGTCGTCCTGGCGCGGCTCCCTCGTCACCGACCTGGTCGGACGGGTCCGCGCGGTCCTCGCCGGGGACATGCCCGACGAGCCCGAGCCCGCCGCGCCCACCGCCGAGCAGGAGCGTCTCGCCATCGAGGCCTTCCGCACCGGCGGGCCGGCCCTGGCCCTGCGGGCGCGGACCGAGCCGCCCGTCGAGGAGCACCCGGGGGAGCCCGAGCCGCTCGGCGTCGAACTGCTGATAGCCGTCCCCGACCAGCCCGGCGTCCTGCCCTCGGTCGCCGGAGTGCTGGCGACCCACCGGCTCACCGTCCGCACGGCCGAGCTGCGGCCCCTGGACCTGCCGGACGGCGTCGAGGGCGGCTCCGTGCTCCTGCTGGACTGGAGGGTCGCCGCCGAGTACGGCGCTCTGCCCCAGGCCGCCCGGCTGCGCGCCGACCTGGTCCGCGCGCTGGACGGCTCCCTCGACATCGCCGGCCGCCTCGCCGAACGCGACGCCGCCTACCCGCGCCGCCACGGCGTGGCCGCGCCCCCGCCCCGGGTCACGGTCGCCCCCGCCGCCTCCCGGCACGCCACCGTGATCGAGGTCCGCGCCCAGGACGCGCCGGGACTGCTGTTCCGGATCGGACGGGCGCTGGAGGACGCGAAGCTACGGGTGCGCAGCGCCCACGTCAGCACGCTGGGAGCGAACGCTGTGGATGCCTTCTACGTCACCGGCCCCGCGGGCGACCCGCTCCGTGACCAGGAGGCGGCGTGGGTGGCGCGACGGCTGGAGGAGGCGCTGCGGACGTGA
- the ffh gene encoding signal recognition particle protein, translating to MFDTLSDRLSATFKSLRGKGRLSEADIDATAREIRIALLEADVALPVVRTFIKNVKERALGIEISKALNPAQQFIKIVNDELVTILGGETRRLRFAKQPPTVIMLAGLQGAGKTTLAGKLGRWLKEQGHSPLLVACDLQRPNAVNQLSVVAERAGVAVYAPEPGNGVGDPVKVAKDSVEHARTQVHDIVIVDTAGRLGIDQEMMQQAADIRDVVSPDEILFVVDSMIGQDAVNTAEAFRDGVGFDGVVLSKLDGDARGGAALSIRQITGKPIMFASNGEKLDDFDAFHPDRMASRILDMGDLLTLIEQAEKTFSQEEAEKMASKLASKKGQDFTLDDFLAQMEQVRKMGSISKLLGMLPGMGQIKDQINNIDERDVDRTAAIIKSMTPGERQDPTVINGSRRARIAKGSGVEVSAVKNLVERFFEARKMMSRMAQGGGMPGMPGIPGMGGGPGRSKKQPKKAKGKQRSGNPMKRKQQEQEEAERRAAAAQSGGALGLPQQGGQDFELPDEFKKFMG from the coding sequence GTGTTCGATACTCTCTCCGACCGCCTCTCAGCCACCTTCAAGTCCCTCAGGGGCAAGGGGCGCCTCAGCGAAGCGGACATCGACGCGACGGCTCGCGAGATCCGCATCGCGCTCCTCGAGGCGGACGTGGCCCTGCCCGTTGTCCGGACGTTCATCAAGAACGTGAAGGAAAGGGCCCTTGGAATCGAGATTTCCAAGGCCCTGAACCCTGCGCAGCAGTTCATCAAGATCGTCAACGACGAGCTGGTGACCATCCTCGGCGGGGAGACCCGCCGTCTGCGCTTCGCCAAGCAGCCGCCCACCGTGATCATGCTGGCCGGTCTCCAGGGTGCCGGTAAGACCACCCTCGCGGGCAAGCTCGGCAGGTGGCTCAAGGAGCAGGGCCACTCCCCGCTGCTGGTCGCCTGTGACCTCCAGCGCCCGAACGCCGTCAACCAGCTCAGCGTCGTCGCCGAGCGCGCCGGCGTCGCCGTCTACGCGCCCGAGCCGGGCAACGGCGTGGGCGACCCGGTCAAGGTCGCCAAGGACTCCGTCGAGCACGCGCGGACCCAGGTCCACGACATCGTGATCGTGGACACCGCCGGCCGCCTCGGCATCGACCAGGAGATGATGCAGCAGGCGGCGGACATCAGGGACGTCGTCAGCCCCGACGAGATCCTGTTCGTCGTCGACTCGATGATCGGCCAGGACGCCGTCAACACCGCCGAGGCCTTCCGCGACGGCGTCGGCTTCGACGGCGTGGTGCTGTCCAAGCTCGACGGTGACGCCCGCGGTGGCGCGGCCCTGTCGATCCGGCAGATCACCGGCAAGCCGATCATGTTCGCGTCCAACGGTGAGAAGCTCGACGACTTCGACGCCTTCCACCCGGACCGGATGGCCTCCCGCATCCTCGACATGGGTGACCTGCTCACCCTGATCGAGCAGGCGGAGAAGACGTTCAGCCAGGAAGAGGCCGAGAAGATGGCCTCCAAGCTGGCGTCCAAGAAGGGCCAGGACTTCACCCTGGACGACTTCCTGGCCCAGATGGAGCAGGTCAGGAAGATGGGCAGTATCAGCAAGCTGCTCGGCATGCTGCCCGGCATGGGCCAGATCAAGGACCAGATCAACAACATCGACGAGCGGGACGTCGACCGCACGGCCGCGATCATCAAGTCGATGACCCCGGGCGAGCGCCAGGACCCGACCGTCATCAACGGCTCGCGCCGCGCCCGTATCGCCAAGGGTTCCGGCGTCGAGGTCAGCGCGGTGAAGAACCTGGTCGAGCGGTTCTTCGAGGCGCGCAAGATGATGTCCCGCATGGCCCAGGGCGGCGGGATGCCCGGCATGCCGGGGATCCCGGGCATGGGCGGCGGTCCCGGCCGGTCCAAGAAGCAGCCGAAGAAGGCCAAGGGCAAGCAGCGCTCCGGCAACCCGATGAAGCGCAAGCAGCAGGAGCAGGAGGAGGCCGAGCGCCGCGCCGCCGCCGCCCAGTCCGGCGGCGCCCTCGGACTGCCGCAGCAGGGCGGCCAGGACTTCGAGCTTCCGGACGAGTTCAAGAAGTTCATGGGCTGA
- the ftsH gene encoding ATP-dependent zinc metalloprotease FtsH gives MSNAAPSRDGPDQPWRTEGTPDEPPGRPGGRRMRGRWWGLLVTAVIVFLVAYGGLSYYNQGNEPTISYTEFSRQLGAGNVGTIYSKGDAIQGRLRSAQANPQGGGKYTKFKTQRPAFADDKLWQSLSSHHVTVTAQPVVQERGLLPNLLLSLAPIVVLAALWIFFARRIGSGLGGPGGLLGRKAPPRPVELQPGTQRTTFADVAGIDEVKGELDDVVDFLEHPDAYRHMGAKMPRGVLLTGAPGTGKTLLARAVAGEAGVPFFSASASEFIEMIVGVGASRVRELFAEARKVAPSIVFIDEIDTIGRARGGGASMGGHDEREQTLNQILTEMDGFSGSEGVIVLAATNRADVLDPALTRPGRFDRVVSVSPPDRGGREAILRIHTRRIPLAPDVDLARVARTTPGMTGAELANLANEAALLAVKRRQEQVTPTDFSEALEKVQLGAERALVMPEEERRRTAYHESGHALLGMLQPGADPVRKITIVPRGRALGVTLSTPESDKYAYTEEYLRGRIIGALGGMAAEHVVYGVITTGSEHDLEQVTGIARGMVARWGMSEHVGRLSALPDDAQQAYGLAAAPQTLDAIDSEMRRIVDECYDEACRKLRDHREQLDALAQALLENETLEEADAYRVAGVTRLRKEAEAGDGVR, from the coding sequence ATGAGCAATGCCGCGCCGTCGCGCGATGGCCCTGACCAGCCGTGGCGCACCGAGGGCACGCCCGACGAGCCGCCCGGGCGGCCCGGCGGCAGGCGGATGCGTGGCAGGTGGTGGGGGCTGCTCGTCACCGCGGTGATCGTCTTCCTGGTGGCCTACGGCGGGCTGAGCTACTACAACCAGGGCAACGAGCCGACGATCTCGTACACCGAGTTCAGCAGGCAGCTCGGCGCCGGCAACGTCGGCACCATCTACTCCAAGGGCGACGCGATCCAGGGCCGGCTCAGGAGCGCCCAGGCCAATCCGCAGGGCGGGGGGAAGTACACCAAGTTCAAGACCCAGCGCCCGGCCTTCGCGGACGACAAGCTCTGGCAGAGCCTGAGCAGCCACCATGTCACGGTGACCGCGCAGCCGGTCGTGCAGGAGCGCGGCCTGCTGCCGAACCTGCTGCTCTCGCTGGCGCCGATCGTGGTGCTGGCCGCGCTGTGGATCTTCTTCGCGCGGCGGATCGGCTCGGGTCTCGGCGGGCCGGGCGGTCTGCTGGGGCGCAAGGCGCCGCCCAGGCCGGTCGAACTCCAGCCGGGCACCCAGCGCACCACCTTCGCGGACGTGGCGGGCATCGACGAGGTCAAGGGCGAGCTGGACGACGTCGTGGACTTCCTGGAGCATCCGGACGCCTATCGCCACATGGGCGCGAAGATGCCGCGCGGGGTGCTGCTCACGGGGGCGCCGGGCACGGGCAAGACGTTGCTCGCGCGGGCCGTGGCCGGTGAGGCGGGTGTGCCGTTCTTCTCGGCGTCGGCGTCCGAGTTCATCGAGATGATCGTGGGGGTGGGTGCCTCCCGGGTGCGCGAGCTGTTCGCCGAGGCCCGCAAGGTGGCGCCGTCGATCGTGTTCATCGACGAGATCGACACCATCGGCCGGGCCCGGGGCGGCGGCGCCTCGATGGGCGGACACGACGAACGCGAGCAGACGCTGAACCAGATCCTGACGGAGATGGACGGCTTCTCCGGCTCGGAGGGCGTCATCGTGCTCGCCGCCACGAACCGCGCCGACGTGCTGGACCCCGCGCTGACCCGGCCGGGCCGTTTCGACCGGGTGGTGAGCGTCTCCCCGCCGGACCGGGGCGGCCGTGAGGCGATCCTGCGGATCCACACCCGCCGGATCCCGCTCGCCCCGGACGTGGACCTCGCCCGGGTGGCGCGTACGACTCCGGGCATGACCGGCGCGGAGCTGGCCAACCTCGCCAACGAGGCCGCCCTGCTCGCGGTCAAGCGGCGGCAGGAGCAGGTGACGCCGACCGACTTCTCGGAAGCGCTGGAGAAGGTCCAGCTCGGCGCCGAACGTGCGCTGGTGATGCCCGAGGAGGAGCGCAGGCGCACCGCGTACCACGAGAGCGGGCACGCCCTGCTGGGCATGCTCCAGCCCGGTGCCGACCCCGTTCGCAAGATCACCATCGTGCCGCGCGGGAGGGCGCTCGGGGTGACGCTGTCGACGCCCGAGTCCGACAAGTACGCGTACACGGAGGAGTACCTGCGGGGCCGCATCATCGGCGCGCTGGGTGGCATGGCGGCGGAACACGTCGTCTACGGGGTGATCACGACGGGCTCCGAGCACGACCTCGAACAGGTCACCGGCATCGCGCGCGGGATGGTGGCCCGCTGGGGCATGAGCGAGCATGTGGGCCGTCTCTCCGCCCTCCCGGACGACGCCCAGCAGGCCTACGGGCTCGCCGCCGCCCCACAGACCCTGGACGCCATCGACAGCGAGATGCGGCGCATCGTCGACGAGTGCTACGACGAGGCGTGCCGCAAGCTGCGTGACCACCGGGAGCAGCTGGACGCGCTGGCGCAGGCGCTGCTGGAGAACGAGACGCTGGAGGAGGCCGACGCCTACCGGGTCGCCGGGGTCACCCGGCTGCGCAAGGAGGCGGAGGCCGGCGACGGCGTCCGGTGA
- a CDS encoding class I SAM-dependent methyltransferase, producing the protein MTPALVRQHLQNTATAADSEPRARARDWSEIQERMLVPLHEAVYARLEVGSGTRLLALGCGSGLALLLAAARGATVTGVDRSCPERLALARQRLLPEPWNTRTRTAARIVDGSPRDAAGPGADPYTLVTAFEPIGCLAGDSEGLAGLLAAATPLAEKGAPVVLAGWGPPERCATSSVLRVATKLADPLRSPGSWRPALRDDLEEVAQCAGLRPDGSGRVACPFGYADLDSAVRGLLSTGLFDAAVAATDQDQVDKELAEALHAHQRPDGTVWMPNVFRYLIARTP; encoded by the coding sequence ATGACACCTGCGCTCGTGCGGCAGCACTTACAGAACACGGCGACAGCGGCCGACTCGGAGCCACGCGCACGCGCGCGTGACTGGTCCGAGATCCAGGAGCGGATGCTGGTCCCGCTCCACGAGGCCGTCTACGCGCGGCTGGAGGTGGGCTCCGGCACCCGGCTGCTGGCCCTCGGCTGCGGCTCCGGACTCGCCCTGCTCCTGGCCGCGGCCAGAGGGGCGACGGTCACCGGCGTCGACCGCTCCTGCCCGGAGCGGCTCGCCCTCGCCCGGCAGCGGCTGCTGCCGGAGCCGTGGAACACACGTACGCGTACGGCTGCCCGGATCGTCGACGGGTCACCACGGGACGCGGCCGGCCCCGGAGCCGACCCGTACACCCTCGTGACCGCCTTCGAGCCGATCGGCTGCCTCGCGGGCGACTCGGAGGGGCTCGCCGGTCTGCTGGCCGCCGCGACACCGCTCGCCGAGAAAGGGGCGCCCGTGGTCCTCGCAGGCTGGGGACCGCCGGAGCGGTGTGCGACCTCGTCCGTGCTGCGGGTGGCCACCAAGCTCGCCGATCCGCTGCGCAGTCCCGGAAGCTGGCGCCCCGCCCTGCGCGACGACCTGGAGGAGGTGGCCCAGTGCGCCGGCCTGCGGCCCGACGGTTCCGGCCGCGTCGCCTGCCCGTTCGGGTACGCCGACCTCGACAGCGCGGTGCGCGGACTGCTCTCCACGGGGCTGTTCGACGCGGCCGTCGCCGCCACCGACCAGGACCAGGTCGACAAGGAACTCGCCGAGGCCCTGCACGCGCACCAGCGCCCTGACGGCACCGTGTGGATGCCCAACGTCTTCCGGTACCTGATCGCACGGACGCCCTGA
- the rpsP gene encoding 30S ribosomal protein S16, translated as MAVKIKLKRLGKIRSPHYRIVVADSRTRRDGRAIEEIGLYHPVQNPSRIEVNAERAAYWLSVGAQPTEPVLAILKKTGDWQKFKGEPAPAPLLQPAEKATRPSFEALGGDDENKGEAITQKKKAEKKDEAGAESSSAESTEA; from the coding sequence GTGGCAGTCAAGATCAAGCTGAAGCGTCTGGGCAAGATCCGTTCGCCTCACTACCGCATCGTCGTCGCCGACTCCCGTACCCGCCGTGACGGCCGGGCCATCGAGGAGATCGGTCTGTACCACCCGGTGCAGAACCCCTCGCGCATCGAGGTCAACGCCGAGCGTGCGGCGTACTGGCTCTCCGTCGGCGCCCAGCCGACCGAGCCCGTGCTCGCCATCCTGAAGAAGACCGGCGACTGGCAGAAGTTCAAGGGCGAGCCCGCCCCTGCGCCGCTGCTCCAGCCGGCCGAGAAGGCCACGCGCCCGTCGTTCGAGGCCCTCGGTGGTGACGACGAGAACAAGGGTGAGGCCATCACCCAGAAGAAGAAGGCTGAGAAGAAGGACGAGGCCGGCGCCGAGTCTTCTTCGGCTGAGTCGACCGAGGCCTGA
- a CDS encoding RNA-binding protein — protein sequence MLEEALEHLVKGIVDNPDDVQVASRDLRRGRVLEVRVHPDDLGKVIGRNGRTARALRTVVGAIGGRGVRVDLVDVDHVR from the coding sequence ATGCTCGAGGAGGCGCTTGAGCACCTCGTGAAGGGCATCGTCGACAACCCTGACGATGTGCAGGTCGCCTCGCGCGACCTGCGCCGCGGGCGCGTGCTCGAGGTCCGGGTCCACCCGGACGACCTCGGTAAGGTGATCGGCCGCAACGGCCGCACCGCGCGCGCCCTGCGCACCGTCGTGGGCGCCATCGGCGGCCGCGGAGTCCGTGTCGACCTCGTCGACGTGGACCACGTCCGCTGA
- the rimM gene encoding ribosome maturation factor RimM (Essential for efficient processing of 16S rRNA) — protein MQLVVARIGRAHGIKGEVTVEVRTDEPELRLAPGAVLATDPASAGPLTIETGRVHSGRLLLRFEDVSDRSAAEALRNTLLIAEIDPEELPEGEDEYYDHQLMDLDVVLEDGTEIGRITEISHLPSQDLLIVERPDGTEVMIPFVGEIVTEIDLEEQRAVVDPPPGLIDDRSEPDEAADGPGASSRTPAEDSEDTANSEDES, from the coding sequence GTGCAGCTGGTAGTCGCACGGATCGGCCGCGCCCACGGCATCAAGGGCGAGGTCACCGTGGAGGTACGTACCGACGAGCCCGAACTGCGGCTCGCCCCCGGCGCCGTCCTGGCCACCGACCCGGCGTCCGCCGGTCCGCTGACCATCGAGACGGGCCGCGTCCACAGCGGCCGCCTCCTGCTGCGCTTCGAGGACGTGAGCGACCGCAGCGCCGCCGAGGCCCTGCGCAACACCCTCCTGATCGCCGAGATCGACCCGGAGGAGCTTCCCGAGGGCGAGGACGAGTACTACGACCACCAGCTGATGGACCTCGACGTCGTTCTGGAGGACGGCACGGAGATCGGCCGGATCACCGAGATCTCCCACCTGCCCTCCCAGGACCTGCTGATCGTCGAGCGTCCGGACGGCACCGAGGTGATGATCCCGTTCGTCGGGGAGATCGTCACCGAGATCGACCTGGAGGAGCAGCGGGCGGTCGTCGACCCGCCGCCCGGCCTCATCGACGACCGCTCCGAGCCCGACGAGGCCGCCGATGGGCCCGGCGCCTCCTCCCGCACGCCCGCGGAGGACTCGGAGGACACGGCGAACTCGGAGGACGAGTCCTGA
- the trmD gene encoding tRNA (guanosine(37)-N1)-methyltransferase TrmD — protein sequence MRLDVVTIFPEYLEPLNVSLVGKARARGQLNVHVHDLRGWTYDRHHTVDDTPYGGGPGMVMKTEPWGDALDTVLADGYETGSHTPALIVPTPSGRPFTQELAVELSERPWLIFTPARYEGIDRRVMDEYATRMPVYEVSIGDYVLAGGEAAVLVVTEAVARLLPGVLGNAESHRDDSFAPGTMANLLEGPVYTKPPLWRGQGIPEVLLSGHHGKIARWRRDEALRRTTAHRPDLIERCDPKVFDKKDREMLSILGWAPDAEGGSRGRFWRRTDGMEE from the coding sequence ATGCGGCTCGACGTCGTCACGATCTTCCCCGAGTACCTGGAGCCCCTGAACGTCTCCCTCGTCGGCAAGGCACGCGCGCGCGGGCAGCTGAACGTGCACGTCCACGATCTGCGCGGCTGGACGTACGACCGCCACCACACGGTCGACGACACGCCCTACGGCGGCGGTCCGGGCATGGTCATGAAGACCGAGCCCTGGGGCGACGCCCTGGACACCGTCCTCGCCGACGGCTACGAGACCGGCTCCCACACGCCCGCGCTCATCGTCCCGACACCCAGCGGCCGCCCCTTCACCCAGGAGCTCGCCGTGGAGCTCTCCGAGCGCCCCTGGCTGATCTTCACACCGGCCCGCTACGAGGGCATCGACCGCCGGGTGATGGACGAGTACGCCACCCGCATGCCCGTCTACGAGGTCTCCATCGGCGACTACGTCCTCGCCGGCGGCGAGGCGGCCGTACTGGTCGTCACCGAGGCCGTGGCGCGGCTGCTGCCCGGCGTCCTCGGCAACGCCGAGTCGCACCGCGACGACTCCTTCGCGCCCGGCACCATGGCCAACCTCCTGGAGGGCCCCGTCTACACCAAGCCGCCCCTCTGGCGCGGCCAGGGCATCCCCGAGGTGCTGCTCAGCGGCCACCACGGCAAGATCGCCCGCTGGCGGCGCGACGAGGCCCTGCGGCGTACGACGGCCCACCGGCCCGACCTGATCGAGCGCTGCGATCCGAAGGTCTTCGACAAGAAGGACCGCGAGATGCTGTCCATCCTGGGCTGGGCGCCGGACGCCGAGGGCGGGTCGCGGGGCCGATTTTGGCGCCGGACCGACGGCATGGAAGAATAG
- the rplS gene encoding 50S ribosomal protein L19, translated as MSHLLDSVDAASLREDVPAFRPGDTVNVHVRVIEGNRSRVQQFKGVVIRRQGSGVRETFTVRKVSFSVGVERTFPVHTPIVEKIELVTKGDVRRAKLYYLRELRGKAAKIKEKREH; from the coding sequence ATGTCTCACCTGCTCGACTCCGTCGACGCCGCGTCGCTGCGCGAGGACGTCCCGGCCTTCCGCCCGGGCGACACCGTCAACGTGCACGTCCGCGTCATCGAGGGCAACCGCTCCCGTGTGCAGCAGTTCAAGGGCGTGGTGATCCGTCGCCAGGGCTCCGGCGTGCGCGAGACCTTCACGGTCCGCAAGGTCTCCTTCTCCGTCGGCGTCGAGCGCACCTTCCCGGTGCACACCCCGATCGTGGAGAAGATCGAGCTCGTCACCAAGGGTGACGTGCGCCGCGCCAAGCTGTACTACCTGCGCGAGCTGCGCGGCAAGGCCGCGAAGATCAAGGAGAAGCGCGAGCACTGA